From the genome of Candidatus Methylacidithermus pantelleriae, one region includes:
- a CDS encoding mechanosensitive ion channel family protein, whose product MAFVQTLASRKLVNTLAITLPASVPWLLVAIALGISFALALAWVWLVTHWRVSTREGLLQQILSVCSLPGAFFLFSLVFLFLFRLGAVLWELPQTGLIRRVESLADGASFLSFLWVLFAASEVTRRWCLTRTEGGSTSFRVLLAVGAYTLRYAVLVLGAFFAIEAFVHHPFWRPFLEKIGGIGVIVLAAYAGIRAIDKTAALVRKRYPLEREEDPTARRIHTQLQFFERVGVGAVLFLAIVSILMLFEPLRKVGWSILASAGAAGLVVGWAAQRTVANLFAGFQIAWTQPIRINDVVVVEGEQGRVEEITLTYVVIRLWDERRLILPLSQFVDKPFQNWSRNSGHLLGTVFLYADYTVPVEAIREELLRILQHHPLWDGRMAKVEVTDVKDWGMEIRILLSASSPDKLWDLRCDVRQRLLRFLQDRFPSSLPRYRALLASGAEGIARWLEPKEDTSKP is encoded by the coding sequence GTGGCGTTCGTGCAAACTCTAGCCAGTAGAAAGCTTGTGAATACCCTGGCGATTACCCTCCCGGCTTCGGTTCCATGGCTCCTGGTGGCGATAGCACTCGGGATTTCGTTTGCTTTGGCCTTAGCTTGGGTTTGGCTTGTGACGCACTGGCGGGTTTCGACAAGAGAAGGTCTTCTTCAGCAAATCCTTAGCGTTTGCTCCCTCCCTGGAGCCTTTTTTCTTTTTTCTTTGGTTTTTCTTTTCCTTTTCCGGCTCGGCGCCGTGCTATGGGAGCTTCCACAAACTGGGCTCATCCGGCGGGTGGAATCCCTGGCGGATGGAGCCAGTTTTCTTTCGTTTCTTTGGGTTCTCTTCGCAGCCTCGGAAGTAACCCGGCGATGGTGCCTCACCCGAACTGAGGGTGGATCGACTTCTTTTCGCGTTCTCCTGGCAGTAGGAGCCTACACCCTTCGGTACGCGGTTTTGGTTCTCGGCGCCTTCTTTGCCATTGAGGCGTTTGTACACCATCCGTTCTGGCGGCCGTTTCTTGAAAAAATTGGTGGCATTGGCGTCATTGTACTTGCTGCTTACGCGGGGATTCGGGCCATTGATAAGACGGCGGCGCTCGTTCGCAAACGCTACCCCTTGGAACGCGAGGAAGACCCGACCGCACGGCGCATTCATACCCAACTGCAATTTTTTGAGCGGGTAGGGGTAGGCGCAGTTCTTTTCTTAGCCATTGTGAGCATTCTTATGCTCTTTGAACCCCTCCGAAAGGTGGGATGGAGCATTCTGGCTTCCGCGGGAGCAGCCGGGTTGGTCGTGGGATGGGCCGCACAACGGACGGTAGCCAACCTTTTTGCCGGCTTTCAGATTGCATGGACACAACCCATTCGGATTAACGATGTGGTGGTGGTCGAAGGAGAGCAGGGCCGGGTCGAGGAAATTACCCTGACCTATGTAGTGATTCGGCTGTGGGACGAGCGCCGGTTGATCTTGCCTTTATCGCAATTTGTGGATAAACCGTTCCAAAACTGGAGCCGCAATTCGGGCCATCTTCTAGGGACGGTCTTTCTTTATGCAGACTACACTGTCCCGGTGGAGGCGATCCGTGAGGAGCTTCTACGGATCCTCCAGCACCACCCTTTGTGGGATGGGAGGATGGCCAAGGTGGAGGTGACAGATGTCAAGGACTGGGGGATGGAGATCCGCATCCTTTTGAGCGCAAGCAGTCCAGATAAGCTCTGGGACCTTCGGTGCGATGTTCGCCAGAGGTTGTTGCGCTTCCTGCAAGACCGGTTTCCAAGCTCGCTTCCCAGATACCGTGCTCTTTTGGCATCTGGGGCCGAGGGGATCGCTCGGTGGCTAGAGCCAAAAGAGGACACATCTAAGCCCTAA
- a CDS encoding transposase — protein MEAKDREKDRLFRGDRRGDELWESVRTVEKRRAEAEKGGRTYRLRKDPKQTKASPKAQRNLTDPDSRIMTEAEGGLSGYNVQAVVDAETQIIGAADLINHAADTPQLLAMVDEVEANMGRQSEALLADAGYFDTVPIEALQACGIRVLIPPDKMAHRLHRTGSTSCGLPSRGRRAAGADPTPLAVAGGARTVPPAGTVAGASIRASQ, from the coding sequence GTGGAGGCGAAAGATCGGGAAAAGGACCGGCTCTTTCGGGGAGACCGGCGGGGCGATGAGTTGTGGGAGAGTGTGCGGACGGTTGAGAAGCGCCGGGCAGAGGCGGAAAAGGGCGGCCGGACGTACCGGCTTCGAAAGGATCCCAAGCAAACCAAGGCCTCGCCAAAGGCACAGCGGAACTTGACCGACCCGGACTCCCGGATCATGACGGAGGCCGAGGGGGGCCTTTCGGGGTATAACGTCCAGGCGGTGGTCGATGCCGAGACGCAGATCATCGGGGCGGCGGACCTCATCAACCACGCGGCCGATACTCCGCAGCTATTGGCCATGGTCGACGAAGTCGAAGCGAACATGGGTCGACAGTCTGAGGCATTGCTGGCCGATGCCGGGTACTTCGACACGGTGCCCATTGAAGCGCTGCAAGCTTGCGGGATTCGGGTCTTGATTCCGCCGGACAAGATGGCTCACCGCCTGCATCGTACTGGGTCCACCTCTTGCGGCTTGCCCTCCCGAGGGCGTCGTGCTGCGGGAGCGGATCCGACGCCTCTTGCGGTCGCCGGAGGTGCTCGAACGGTACCGCCAGCGGGAACCGTCGCTGGAGCCAGTATTCGAGCTAGTCAATGA